In Methanobacterium paludis, the following proteins share a genomic window:
- a CDS encoding cation:proton antiporter, whose translation MYVDAYPLILGILILIASLISLRTGLAVAIIEIILGAIAGNLGILQPEAWMVYIASFGGILLTFLAGTEVDTDLMRSKFKESFLIGLSSFLLPFIGVFLFTFYILIWNLQASLIAATALSTTSVAVIYSVLVETGLSKTELGKLLMAATFITDMSTAVVLSILFIKPTIYTVLFIVVSLGVIVLAAQFSKWFFNNPKLKDKVVEPEIKYVFLLLLIFVYFANLGNGQAVLPAFLMGLLMSKHFTETSCTKMVNRRLRTVAYAVITPVFFIVGGLKVSAPLIIGALGLFAIFFAIKIISKFAGVYFLAKKYIPNGSMYTTLLMSTGLTFGTIASVFGLNAGYITQVQYSVLVGVVIASAVIPTFIAQKWFMPVHSEDLVEFGKK comes from the coding sequence ATGTACGTAGACGCGTATCCTTTAATCTTGGGAATACTTATTTTAATAGCGAGTCTTATTTCACTGAGAACAGGACTTGCGGTAGCAATAATAGAAATTATTTTAGGTGCAATTGCAGGAAACTTAGGCATACTACAACCCGAAGCATGGATGGTTTATATTGCAAGTTTTGGAGGAATACTCCTCACGTTCCTTGCAGGTACTGAGGTCGATACAGATCTCATGAGAAGCAAGTTTAAAGAAAGCTTCCTTATTGGGTTATCTTCTTTTCTGCTGCCTTTTATAGGAGTTTTTCTATTCACCTTTTACATCTTAATTTGGAATCTGCAGGCATCTTTAATAGCAGCAACAGCCCTATCAACAACATCTGTAGCAGTAATATATTCCGTATTGGTTGAAACAGGCCTTTCTAAAACCGAGTTAGGCAAACTGCTTATGGCAGCAACTTTCATAACTGATATGTCCACAGCAGTGGTATTGAGCATTTTATTTATAAAACCAACTATCTACACAGTCCTTTTTATAGTGGTTTCCCTTGGTGTAATAGTTCTTGCAGCCCAATTCTCAAAATGGTTCTTTAATAATCCCAAACTCAAAGATAAAGTGGTTGAACCTGAGATAAAGTATGTATTTCTACTGCTCCTGATCTTTGTGTACTTTGCAAACCTTGGAAATGGTCAAGCGGTTTTACCTGCATTTCTGATGGGACTTTTAATGTCCAAACATTTCACAGAAACTTCCTGCACGAAGATGGTGAACAGAAGACTGCGAACGGTTGCATATGCAGTTATAACTCCCGTATTTTTCATAGTTGGTGGTCTGAAAGTATCTGCACCTCTCATAATAGGTGCGCTGGGGCTTTTTGCCATCTTCTTTGCCATAAAGATCATCTCAAAATTTGCAGGAGTTTACTTCCTTGCGAAAAAATACATACCTAACGGAAGTATGTACACAACGCTCCTCATGAGTACAGGACTAACCTTTGGTACAATAGCCAGTGTTTTCGGTCTGAATGCAGGTTATATAACCCAAGTTCAATACTCCGTGCTTGTGGGAGTTGTGATTGCAAGTGCTGTGATACCTACTTTCATAGCCCAGAAATGGTTCATGCCAGTTCACTCAGAGGATTTGGTGGAATTTGGGAAGAAATAG